The following are encoded together in the Periplaneta americana isolate PAMFEO1 chromosome 5, P.americana_PAMFEO1_priV1, whole genome shotgun sequence genome:
- the RpL36A gene encoding large ribosomal subunit protein eL42, with product MVNVPKQRRTFCKKCKKHKLHKVTQYKKSKERQASQGRRRYDRKQQGFGGQTKPIFRKKAKTTKKIVLRMECTECKYRKQIPLKRCKHFELGGDKKRKGQMIQF from the exons ATG GTGAATGTGCCGAAGCAGAGACGCACATTCTGCAAAAAATGCAAGAAACATAAGTTACACAAAGTAACTCAATATAAGAAATCTAAAGAAAGACAGGCGTCGCAAGGCCGTCGGAGGTACGACAGAAAACAGCAAGGATTTGGAGGGCAGACTAAACCAATTTTCAGGAAAAAA GCTAAGACAACAAAGAAGATTGTACTGAGAATGGAATGTACCGAATGCAAGTACAGAAAGCAGATTCCGTTGAAACGTTGCAAACATTTCGAATTAGGTGGTGACAAGAAGAGAAAG
- the Bacc gene encoding bacchus, producing the protein MSSKENNSEVAVDKVTENNEKAGGDAKAEVKGTKRPAETKSEDAKKPKKEENGEEEEDVEDEEEVEGEEEDEEDELPEGEEELDEGEEEEDDEGEGDGEGEEDEDDA; encoded by the exons ATGAGTTCTAAGGAAAATAACTCCGAAGTCGCTGTAGACAAAGTGACAGAAAACAACGAAAAAGCAGGAGGTGATGCGAAAGCAGAAGTAAAAGGAACGAAGAGGCCAGCAGAG ACAAAAAGCGAGGACGCAAAGAAACCCAAGAAGGAGGAGAAtggagaggaggaggaggatgtgGAGGATGAGGAAGAAGTTGAAGGAGAGGAGGAGGATGAAGAAGACGAGCTGCCAGAAGGGGAGGAAGAGCTAGACGAAGGAGAGG aagaagaagatgatgaaggcGAAGGGGACGGGGAAGGAGAGGAAGACGAAGATGATGCATAA